A single genomic interval of Arthrobacter globiformis harbors:
- a CDS encoding CaiB/BaiF CoA transferase family protein has product MAKVSETTTRGDEPGPDPRPGPPHTADPLAGVRVLELGSLIAGPFAGRQLADFGAEVIKIESPEQPDPMREWGRARVQGHTLWWSVQSRGKKCVTLDLKSPRGHGLFLELCKEADVILENFRPGTLEKLGLAPEELWKVNPGLIIARVSGYGQTGPDAQKPGYASVAEARGGLRYLNGYPDQAPPRTGISLGDSLASLYALQGILLALYWRDARGGTGQVVDVSLVEACFSLLESAVPDYAATGVVPGPSGSGLKGIAPSNIFRSKDGKWVVIAANQDSVFVRLAAAMGRPELASDVRYSNHAARGAHQDELESLIAQWAAGFSHEELTSLLDGYSVPNSPVSSIEDIFQDPQLRARGMLVDVPDEQLGTVVQPGIIPRLTRSTGEIGWSGPLAPGSHNREIYGGLLKLSARELQDAKDEGAI; this is encoded by the coding sequence ATGGCGAAGGTTTCCGAGACCACCACGCGAGGCGACGAGCCGGGCCCTGACCCCCGACCCGGCCCTCCCCACACCGCCGATCCGTTGGCAGGCGTGCGCGTCCTTGAACTTGGATCCCTGATCGCGGGCCCCTTCGCCGGCCGTCAGCTTGCCGACTTCGGTGCGGAGGTCATCAAGATTGAGTCGCCGGAGCAGCCGGACCCAATGCGGGAGTGGGGCCGGGCCAGGGTCCAGGGGCACACGCTCTGGTGGTCGGTACAGTCGCGCGGCAAGAAATGCGTCACGCTGGACCTCAAGTCCCCCCGCGGCCACGGGCTGTTCCTGGAGCTCTGCAAGGAGGCGGACGTCATCCTCGAGAATTTCCGCCCCGGGACCCTCGAGAAGTTGGGACTTGCACCCGAGGAACTCTGGAAGGTCAATCCCGGGCTCATTATTGCCCGGGTGTCCGGCTACGGCCAGACCGGACCCGATGCACAAAAACCCGGCTACGCGTCCGTTGCCGAGGCTCGCGGAGGACTGCGGTACCTGAACGGCTATCCCGATCAGGCGCCTCCGCGGACCGGCATTTCGCTGGGGGACAGCCTGGCGTCGCTCTATGCGCTGCAGGGAATCCTGTTGGCCCTGTACTGGCGGGACGCCCGCGGGGGAACCGGGCAGGTGGTGGATGTGTCCCTCGTGGAAGCCTGCTTCTCGCTCCTCGAGAGTGCCGTGCCTGATTATGCGGCAACCGGGGTGGTCCCGGGTCCCAGCGGTTCCGGCCTCAAAGGGATCGCGCCGTCGAACATCTTCCGTTCCAAGGACGGCAAGTGGGTGGTCATCGCAGCCAACCAGGACTCGGTTTTCGTGCGGCTGGCTGCCGCCATGGGCAGGCCGGAGCTGGCGTCAGACGTACGGTACAGCAACCACGCGGCCCGGGGCGCTCATCAGGATGAGCTGGAGTCACTGATTGCCCAGTGGGCTGCCGGTTTCAGCCATGAGGAGCTGACCTCGCTGTTGGACGGCTACTCCGTGCCGAACAGCCCGGTCAGCAGCATCGAGGACATTTTCCAGGACCCCCAGTTGCGCGCCAGGGGAATGCTGGTCGATGTGCCGGACGAGCAGCTGGGCACCGTGGTGCAACCCGGAATCATTCCCAGGCTGACCCGCAGCACAGGGGAGATCGGGTGGAGCGGGCCCTTGGCACCGGGCTCCCACAACCGGGAAATTTACGGGGGGCTGCTCAAGCTCTCTGCCAGGGAACTGCAGGACGCCAAGGATGAAGGTGCAATCTGA
- a CDS encoding IclR family transcriptional regulator translates to MSSNETAATPLLVLRKITSILDAFSLTQPELSLAEIRSATGVPHSTVQRLVANMVQEGILDRHGDRFRVGVRMAHWAAPATQGLDFLELLTPVLRGLRDELGETACIFRESQGKRVCIALAETRRMLRRVVQVGEIMPLHVGAAGRVLLAWNPDVAEQVYRSGLHSLTEQTITDASSLEAAVAKTRVEGFAITTGERVSGASGISAPIFGPQGELFGALTVMGPAMRMPYDVCASWVEPVLAAAEESTRVIGGTIPQEGLSASWI, encoded by the coding sequence ATGAGTTCCAACGAAACCGCGGCTACGCCGTTGCTGGTTCTTCGGAAGATCACGTCCATCCTGGATGCCTTTTCGCTCACCCAGCCTGAGCTTTCGCTGGCCGAAATCCGCTCGGCTACGGGCGTACCCCACTCCACGGTCCAGCGCCTGGTTGCCAATATGGTTCAGGAGGGCATCCTGGACCGGCATGGGGATCGGTTCCGCGTCGGAGTCCGCATGGCCCACTGGGCCGCCCCGGCAACGCAGGGGCTCGACTTCCTCGAATTGCTCACGCCGGTGCTGCGGGGGCTGCGTGATGAACTCGGAGAGACGGCTTGCATTTTCCGTGAGTCCCAAGGAAAGCGGGTCTGCATTGCCCTTGCGGAAACCCGCCGAATGCTGAGGCGAGTGGTGCAGGTGGGGGAGATCATGCCGCTGCACGTCGGTGCCGCCGGCCGTGTCCTCCTGGCGTGGAACCCGGATGTGGCCGAACAGGTTTACCGCTCGGGGCTGCACTCGCTGACGGAACAGACAATCACGGATGCCTCCAGCCTTGAAGCGGCCGTCGCCAAAACCAGGGTGGAGGGGTTCGCCATCACCACCGGTGAACGCGTTTCGGGTGCGAGCGGAATCTCGGCACCGATCTTTGGGCCGCAAGGGGAACTCTTCGGCGCCCTGACCGTCATGGGTCCCGCGATGAGGATGCCCTACGACGTGTGCGCCTCCTGGGTGGAACCCGTCCTCGCCGCGGCCGAGGAATCAACCCGGGTCATCGGAGGAACAATTCCGCAGGAAGGACTATCCGCATCGTGGATTTAG
- a CDS encoding ABC transporter ATP-binding protein — protein sequence MPAAKADTSTYAVELTGCTKQFPMPGGETYFAVRDIDLKVEPGRFVSIVGPTGSGKSTILNMAAGLLNPSAGTVQSFGEPVSGVNRRASYMFQQDPLLPWKTVIDNVSLGLTMAGVSKAEAYSEARRWLEKVGLKNFADRYPHQLSGGMRKRTAIAQAWIVNPDVLLMDEPFSALDVQTRQIMENELLQLWQESGKAVVFITHDLDEAIALSDEVVILGAGPGSTVVGSYEIDIPRPRDLLDIRDDPKFVSLHREIWGRLKIEVSKTYETAMAEEGEVA from the coding sequence ATGCCAGCTGCAAAGGCAGACACCTCGACGTACGCGGTGGAGCTCACCGGGTGCACTAAGCAATTCCCCATGCCCGGGGGTGAGACTTACTTCGCCGTCCGCGATATCGACCTCAAGGTCGAGCCCGGCCGCTTCGTCTCGATTGTCGGCCCCACCGGCTCCGGCAAATCCACCATCCTCAACATGGCGGCCGGACTTCTGAATCCCAGCGCGGGCACCGTGCAGAGCTTCGGCGAACCGGTGAGCGGCGTGAACCGGCGTGCCTCTTATATGTTTCAGCAGGACCCCCTTCTGCCGTGGAAGACGGTGATTGATAACGTGAGCCTAGGCTTGACGATGGCCGGGGTCTCGAAGGCGGAAGCCTATTCGGAGGCACGGCGCTGGCTCGAGAAGGTTGGACTCAAGAATTTCGCGGACCGCTATCCGCACCAGCTCAGTGGAGGCATGCGCAAGCGCACAGCCATCGCGCAGGCCTGGATCGTCAACCCGGACGTCCTGCTTATGGACGAACCATTTTCAGCACTCGACGTGCAGACTCGCCAGATCATGGAGAACGAACTCCTTCAGCTCTGGCAGGAATCCGGTAAGGCAGTCGTCTTCATCACTCATGACCTGGATGAAGCCATCGCCCTTTCCGACGAGGTGGTAATCCTCGGGGCGGGGCCGGGCAGCACCGTGGTGGGAAGCTACGAGATTGACATTCCGCGCCCGCGCGATCTGCTCGACATCCGCGATGACCCGAAGTTCGTGTCCCTCCACCGCGAGATTTGGGGCAGGCTGAAGATCGAAGTTTCAAAGACGTACGAAACGGCAATGGCGGAAGAAGGCGAAGTCGCATGA
- a CDS encoding ABC transporter permease translates to MTLVRPKKNGLSAALDGGTRQRTRRTEMSPLAMRSTQLLLTIAVLGAWELSARAGIVDEFFFPLPSDIFQTVWVWVSSGFVFPHLWVTMQEAILAFLVGAAAGLLLGFLLARVRFLERLLDPFLQMFNALPRVVLAPIFLLWFGLGIWSKVAFGFTLVFFIVFFNTLEGVKSVDRVLVDNARMLGASEKQLLRHVFIPSALTWIFSSLHISVGFAITGAVVGEYLGASAGVGYAIAQAQGVFDTKGVFAGMFILMIVVLIIDLLVNRLERHLLRWRPTQSS, encoded by the coding sequence ATGACGCTCGTGCGACCCAAGAAAAACGGGCTCTCCGCGGCACTGGACGGCGGCACGCGCCAGCGTACCCGCAGGACGGAGATGTCCCCGCTGGCGATGCGAAGCACGCAGCTCCTCCTCACCATCGCGGTTCTTGGCGCCTGGGAGCTTTCCGCGCGCGCCGGGATTGTTGACGAATTCTTCTTCCCGCTTCCGTCCGACATCTTCCAGACTGTCTGGGTGTGGGTGTCGTCGGGGTTCGTGTTCCCGCACCTATGGGTCACGATGCAGGAGGCCATTCTGGCTTTTCTCGTCGGTGCCGCCGCCGGCCTTCTCCTGGGCTTCCTCCTTGCTAGGGTCCGCTTTCTTGAGAGGCTCCTTGATCCGTTCCTGCAGATGTTCAACGCCCTTCCCCGCGTGGTCCTGGCACCGATCTTCCTGCTTTGGTTTGGACTGGGCATCTGGTCCAAGGTCGCATTCGGCTTCACTCTGGTGTTCTTCATCGTCTTCTTCAACACCTTGGAGGGCGTCAAGAGCGTTGACCGCGTGCTGGTGGACAATGCCCGGATGCTGGGCGCATCGGAGAAGCAGCTCCTGCGCCACGTGTTCATCCCCAGCGCACTGACCTGGATCTTCTCCAGCCTGCACATCAGTGTGGGTTTCGCCATCACAGGCGCCGTGGTGGGCGAGTACCTCGGCGCTTCAGCCGGCGTGGGCTACGCCATTGCTCAGGCTCAGGGCGTCTTCGACACCAAGGGCGTTTTCGCGGGCATGTTCATTCTGATGATCGTGGTCCTCATCATCGACCTCCTCGTCAACCGGCTGGAGCGGCACCTCCTCCGGTGGCGCCCAACCCAGTCGTCCTAA
- a CDS encoding ABC transporter substrate-binding protein, giving the protein MTHNVNRQGHRRLVRPLTIIASVALALSACGAPSAAPPGQTGTGAAGGDGGGSKVIIGIGGQTLLTYLPTTLAQELGYYQEEGVNVELQDLQGGSKALTAMIGGSTHVTSGYYEHTIQMQAKNQKVKAFVDMGESSGLALLVAPKNEGKIKSIADLKGKNVGVTSPGSSTDMFVKFLLAKNGMRQTDAAVSAIGAGSSAVAAMEQGQVDAAVMLEPDISVLTKRIGHEPVLLEDVRTAEGLKEVFETAAWPSSSLYAKTEWLDQNKETAGKLARAIKRTLEFIAGHSGEEIAAKMPEKFSGGDKALYAKVIEDLKLTLSKNGAFAEEGVQAVLKTQQVANPEVGDKAIKLEETYTNEFVK; this is encoded by the coding sequence ATGACTCACAACGTAAACCGGCAAGGGCACCGCCGCCTTGTCCGGCCGCTCACCATCATCGCATCCGTAGCCCTGGCCCTTTCAGCCTGCGGCGCTCCGTCCGCTGCGCCACCCGGCCAGACCGGAACCGGCGCAGCGGGTGGTGACGGCGGAGGCTCGAAGGTGATTATCGGCATCGGCGGTCAAACACTCCTGACTTACCTTCCCACCACCCTTGCCCAGGAGCTTGGCTACTACCAGGAGGAGGGCGTGAACGTCGAGCTGCAGGACCTCCAGGGCGGATCGAAAGCCCTGACGGCCATGATCGGTGGCAGCACGCATGTGACCAGCGGATACTACGAGCACACTATCCAGATGCAGGCGAAGAACCAGAAGGTCAAGGCCTTCGTCGATATGGGTGAGTCCTCCGGTCTTGCCTTGCTGGTGGCGCCGAAGAATGAGGGCAAGATCAAGTCGATCGCGGATCTCAAGGGCAAGAACGTCGGCGTGACCTCACCTGGGTCCTCCACGGACATGTTCGTCAAGTTCCTGCTGGCCAAGAACGGCATGCGGCAGACAGATGCCGCGGTGTCCGCGATCGGCGCCGGCTCCTCGGCCGTTGCCGCCATGGAGCAGGGCCAGGTGGATGCCGCAGTGATGCTCGAACCGGACATCTCCGTGCTGACCAAGCGGATCGGCCACGAACCCGTGCTTCTGGAGGACGTCCGCACTGCCGAGGGGCTGAAAGAGGTGTTCGAGACCGCCGCCTGGCCGTCGTCGAGCCTCTATGCCAAGACCGAATGGCTGGACCAGAACAAAGAGACAGCCGGCAAGCTCGCCAGGGCCATCAAGCGCACCCTGGAATTCATCGCCGGGCATTCCGGTGAGGAGATTGCAGCGAAGATGCCGGAGAAGTTCTCGGGCGGAGACAAGGCCCTGTACGCCAAGGTGATCGAGGACCTGAAGCTGACGCTGAGCAAAAACGGCGCCTTCGCCGAGGAAGGCGTCCAGGCGGTGCTGAAGACCCAGCAGGTGGCAAACCCTGAAGTCGGGGACAAGGCCATCAAGCTCGAGGAAACTTACACGAATGAATTCGTGAAGTAG
- a CDS encoding flavin reductase family protein, which yields MRKDFSPAELSSAEFYRLLTAVVVPRPIAWVSSTSAEGVDNLAPHSFFTVASVTPPIIQFTSVGRKDSLRNITERGEFVVNLAPAEFMAEVNATGTSFPPDVSEFDAAGVTREPGLTVTVPRVAESPVALECRLHSTQEIGDCVLVFGEVTHAAVSTGVLEGSHPRIDLLGPLARLGRDEWGHLGPVEELARIRKAEWPGDFRRRDGPEA from the coding sequence ATGCGCAAGGATTTCAGTCCCGCTGAATTGTCCTCGGCGGAGTTCTACCGGCTACTCACGGCCGTTGTGGTGCCTCGCCCCATCGCTTGGGTGTCCAGCACGTCCGCGGAGGGCGTGGACAATCTAGCTCCCCATTCCTTCTTCACTGTTGCTTCGGTGACGCCGCCGATCATCCAGTTCACTTCCGTGGGGAGGAAGGATTCCCTGCGGAACATCACCGAACGCGGGGAGTTCGTCGTGAACCTCGCGCCGGCTGAATTCATGGCCGAGGTCAATGCAACCGGCACCAGCTTCCCGCCCGACGTCAGCGAGTTCGACGCTGCCGGAGTTACCCGCGAACCGGGATTGACGGTCACTGTGCCGCGGGTTGCAGAGTCTCCGGTAGCCCTAGAATGCCGGTTGCATTCCACTCAGGAGATCGGCGACTGCGTCCTGGTGTTCGGCGAGGTCACCCATGCCGCCGTCTCCACCGGGGTTCTGGAAGGCAGCCACCCCCGGATCGACCTCCTCGGGCCCCTCGCGCGGCTCGGGCGGGACGAATGGGGGCACCTCGGACCAGTTGAGGAGTTGGCGCGGATCCGCAAGGCCGAGTGGCCCGGGGACTTCCGACGGCGGGACGGGCCGGAGGCGTGA